From Strix uralensis isolate ZFMK-TIS-50842 chromosome 1, bStrUra1, whole genome shotgun sequence, a single genomic window includes:
- the CDC25A gene encoding M-phase inducer phosphatase 1, whose amino-acid sequence MDPAAGGSYRRRLLLFSPASPASPAVVKSLFPADLSPVSDLRFTMEQLGHGVHERAEQDLGNKNANGLQRTVSSESTDSGCALDSPGPAASNDIMEETFEKAILESSRLNIRMPFRRIHSLPQSLLGSSPALKRNHSDSLDSDAFQLLEQDENKENESFEFKKPTKPASRCSVHIHSRHGKSVPGSRQSSPPAQILGEQENDGPAFLQRSSLTSSESEDDDGFLELLDEQDLKNDEEMPSDVASLWTAPLVMRKSDKRAKRCRLFGSSSVPSAVGRTTQKRMERSQEENSPGKTKKRKSLPGTPSEDSTSLKMVKTQSSAAEIESILDSDQRDLIGDFSKGYLFHTVDGKHQDLKYIDSEMIVSVLTGKFARFIKECVIIDCRYPYEYEGGHIKGAVNLHMEEDVEEYLLKKPIQPSENKRVIIVFHCEFSSERGPRMCRFVRERDRLGNEYPNLHYPELYVLKGGYKDFFLRCRSFCEPQSYRPMHHEDFKEDLKRFRTKSRTWAGERSKRELYSRLKKL is encoded by the exons TGTGCACGAACGCGCTGAGCAAGATCTGGGAAACAAGAATGCTAATGGTTTACAAAGAACAGTGTCATCAGAATCAACAGACTCGG GTTGTGCTCTGGATTCACCTGGTCCTGCAGCCTCAAACGATATCATGGAGGAAAC GTTTGAGAAAGCGATTCTTGAATCCAGCAGACTGAA CATTCGGATGCCTTTCAGAAGAATACATTCACTGCCA CAAAGCCTCCTGGGATCCAGTCCTGCTCTGAAGAGAAACCATTCTGATTCTCTGGATAGCGATGCTTTTCAGCTCTTGGAACAAGATGAAAATAAGGAGAAT GAATCGTTTGAGTTTAAGAAGCCAACCAAACCAGCTTCTCGTTGTTCTGTGCATATCCATTCCCGTCATGGAAAAAGTGTTCCTGGATCAAGGCAGAGCTCACCTCCAGCTCAGATA TTGGGTGAACAGGAAAACGACGGGCCAGCTTTCCTGCAGCGGTCTTCTCTGACCTCCTCTGAGAGCGAAGATGACGATGGATTCCTAGAGCTGCTCGATGAGCAAGATTTGAAG aACGATGAGGAGATGCCGTCTGATGTGGCGAGCCTCTGGACTGCCCCACTGGTCATGAGGAAATCAGACAAGCGG GCCAAACGGTGCCGGTTGTTTGGCTCTTCCTCTGTGCCTAGTGCTGTAGGAAGAACCACCCAGAAAAGGATGGAGAGATCCCAGGAAGAGAATTCTCCAGGAAAAACCAAGAAGAGGAAAAGCCTGCCTGGAACGCCTTCTGAGGACTCAACG AGTTTGAAAATGGTGAAGACACAATCCTCCGCAGCGGAGATCGAAAGCATTTTGGACAGTGACCAGAGAGACCTTATTGGTGACTTCTCAAAG GGTTATTTATTCCACACTGTTGATGGGAAGCATCAAGATTTAAAATATATCGACTCAGAAATG attgtGTCTGTGCTGACTGGGAAGTTTGCGAGGTTCATCAAGGAGTGTGTGATAATTGATTGTAGATACCCATATGAGTATGAAGGAGGACACATCAAG GGTGCTGTAAACCTCCACATGGAAGAGGATGTGGAAGAGTACTTGCTTAAGAAGCCGATCCAGCCATCGGAGAACAAACGAGTGATAATAGTGTTCCACTGCGAGTTTTCTTCAGAGCGGGGTCCTCGCAT GTGCCGGTTTGTGAGAGAGCGGGACAGGCTGGGTAATGAATACCCCAACCTCCACTACCCAGAGCTGTATGTCCTCAAGGGGGGCTACAAGGACTTCTTCCTAAGATGCCGT AGTTTCTGCGAGCCCCAGAGCTACCGCCCCATGCACCACGAGGACTTCAAAGAAGACTTGAAAAGGTTCCGCACCAAAAGCCGAACCTGGGCTGGCGAGAGGAGCAAAAGGGAACTGTACAGTCGCCTGAAGAAGCTCTAA